The Perca fluviatilis chromosome 24, GENO_Pfluv_1.0, whole genome shotgun sequence genome has a window encoding:
- the LOC120554242 gene encoding gastrula zinc finger protein XlCGF7.1-like — protein MDQEDTKPPHIKEEQEEFRISQDEEQLQGLEEADITKFTFTPVPVKSEDDEEKPQYSQLHQRQTEVIKTEADGEDCGGPEPAMKSDPDTHLQPDTDDETGDSSEPETDDSADWKETREPQSGSNSLNNDRFPVSDSRCTAGEKPFSCSECGKRFGTSINLKRHMKTHKGEKPFSCSVCKKVFTMRESLKRHMRYHTGEKPFSCSVCKKAFIVSGYLHRHMRIHTGEKPFSCSVCEKAFTVSGSLKRHMTIHKGEKSFSCSECGKRFATNAHLKRHMRYHTGEKPFSCSVCKKAFTESGNLQKHMRTQHVSVTSSPLV, from the exons ATGGACCAGGAGGACACAAAGCCCCCCCACattaaagaagaacaggaggaGTTCCGGATCAGTCAGGATgaagagcagcttcaagggctggaggaggctgatatcaccaagttcacattcactcctgtccctgtgaagagtgaagatgatgaagagaaacCTCAGTattcacagcttcatcaaagacaaactgaagtgataaaaacagaagctgatggagaggactgtggaggaccagaaccagccatgAAATCAGATCCAGATACACATTTACAACCAGACACTGATGAcgagactggagactcttctgaacctgagactgatgacagtgctgattggaaagagaccagagaacctcagtcaggttCAAACTCTCTGAATAATGATAGATTCCCTGTTAGTGATTCAAGATGTACTGCTGGtgagaaaccatttagctgctctgagtgtgggaaaagatttggcACCAGTATAAATCTAAAGAGACACATGAAAACTCATAaaggagagaaaccatttagctgctcagtctgtaagaaagtTTTTACCATGAGGGAAAGTTTAAAGAGACACATGAGATATcatacaggagagaaaccatttagctgctcagtctgtaagaaagcttttatAGTGAGCGGATATTTACATAGACACATGAGAA tccacacaggagagaaaccatttagctgctcagtctgtgaGAAAGCTTTTACAGTGAGTGGAAGTTTAAAGAGACACATGACAATCCACAAAGGAGAGAAATcatttagctgctctgagtgtgggaaaagatttgCCACCAATGCAcatctgaagagacacatgagatatcatacaggagagaaaccgtttagctgctcagtctgtaagaaagcttttacagAGAGTGGaaatttacagaaacacatgagaacCCAACACGTGAGTGTTACAAGCTCCCCCCTTGTTTAG